One Nicotiana sylvestris chromosome 12, ASM39365v2, whole genome shotgun sequence genomic window carries:
- the LOC138884258 gene encoding uncharacterized protein gives MPGYAKFTKDLVTKKRSMDCETIKMTHQVSAIVHSMALKLEDLYAFTIPCTIESVDFAKALCDLGASINLMPYSVFKTLGIGQPRPTSMRLQMTDRSMKRPLGIIDDVLVRVDKFILPADFVILDCEVDYEVPIILGRPFVATGKTLVDVEAGELTFRVGDENVVFNVCKSMKQPNSTEVCSFVDLVTAVIVDDTSAMINVEDPLEVVLLNMDVNDDASRVECANALHGMISYSYELRKLSLDFENRKTPPTKPLIEEPPVLELKPLPLHLRYEFLGSNSTLPVILSSYLTNMQVDATLAVLQKRKRAIGWTLADIRGISPAFCMHKIILEEDANPSLENQRRLNEAMQEVVKKEVIKWLDVGVVYPISDSSWTSPVQCVPKKGGMTVVTNDNTELIPTRTVNGWRVCMDYRKLNKVTQKDHFLLPFLDQMLDRLDGRAFYCFLDGYLGYNQILIALEDQEKTTFTCPYGTFAFSRMPFGLCNAPTTFQRCMMAILTDMVEDTLEVFMDNFSVVGDSFDECLKNLDRVLARCEDTNLVLNWEKCHFMVEEGIVLGHKIWKRGIEVDKAKIEVISRLPPPISVKGVRSFLGHMGFLPEVHKRFFQSGTPFVQVARKRCKVFVR, from the coding sequence atgccgggttatgcaaaattcacgaaagacttggttacaaagaagcgttctatggattgtgaaactataaagatgactcaccaagttagtgctatagtgcattcaatggccctgaagcttgaagatctttatgctttcaccattccttgtacCATTGAGAGTGTGGATTTTGCCAAagctctttgtgacttgggagctagtatcaatttgatgccctactcggttttcaaaactttgggtatcgggcaacctaggccaacttcaatgagacttcaaatgacggatcgatcgatgaagcgacctttgggcattattgatgatgtattggtccgggtggacaaattcatattgcctgccgactttgtgattttggattgtgaggtggactatgaggttcctattatcttgggcagacctttcgTTGCAACTGGGAagacattggttgatgttgaagcgggtgagctcactttccgagtgggagatgaaaatgTCGTTTTCAacgtttgcaaatctatgaagcaacccaatagcaccgaggtgtgctcatttgtagaccttgtcacagcagtaattgtggatgataccagtgctatgatcaacgtggaagatcctcttgaagtagtgctcttgaacatggatgtcaatgatgatgctagtagagtggagtgtgcgaatgccctacatgggatgatctcttattcttatgagctgaggaaattatctttggattttgaaaatcggaaaactccaccaacaaagccattaattgaggagccaccggtgttggagttgaagccacttcctctacacctcaggtatgaattcttgggttcaaattctactttaccagttattctttcttcttaccttactaacatgcaggttgatgccactttggcggtgcttcaaaagcgaaaaagggcaattggatggactctagctgacattcggggaataagccccgcattttgcatgcacaaaatcatcttggaggaggatgcaaatcCTTCCTTGGAGaatcaaagaagattaaatgaggcgatgcaagaagtggtgaagaaagaggttatcaagtggttagacgtcggtgtggtttatcctatttctgacagttcttggacttctccggtgcaatgtgtgccgaagaagggtggtatgactgtggtaacCAATGACAACACTGAACTCATTCCTACTCGCACGGTCAACGGGTGGAGagtatgtatggattaccggaagctaaacaaggtcaCCCAAAAAGATCATTTCctattgccattccttgaccaaatgctagatcgtcttgacgggcgtgctttctattgctttttggatggttacttggggtacaatcaaattttaattgccctggaggaccaagagaagacaacttttacatgtccttatggcacattcgctttctctcgaatgccgttcggattgtgtaatgctccgacgaccttccaacgttgcatgatggctattttaaccgacatggtggaagataccttggaggttttcatggataatttcagcgtggttggggattcttttgatgagtgtctgaaaaatttggatagagtattggcccggtgtgaagacacaaacctcgtactcaattgggaaaaatgtcatttcatggttgaagagggtatagtgttgggtcacaaaatctggaagcgaggaattgaggttgacaaagccaagatagaggtgatttcaaggcttcctccccctatttctgtcaaaggggtgaggagttttcttgggcacatgggttttttaccggaggttcataaaagatttttccaaagtGGTACACCCTTTGTCCAAGTTGCTAGAAAAAGATGCAAAGTttttgttcgatga